Proteins encoded together in one Solanum lycopersicum chromosome 7, SLM_r2.1 window:
- the LOC112941852 gene encoding G-type lectin S-receptor-like serine/threonine-protein kinase At4g27290, with amino-acid sequence MNMPEVVYGTFMLVFFFSSIYLCFCATDIMTTIDFLKDGEANVITSRGGIFEMGFFSPGKSNNRYVGMWYKNISVRTVVWVANREAPLTSTTGVLKVIEPGILVLLNDSSNVVWSTNTSRSVQNPVAQLLDSGNLVVKQSDHGVDDGNFLWQSFDHPTNTLLPGMKLGWNFVTGREVYLSSWKNDEDPAPGDYTYHCDPSGYPQNIMKKGSDAVYRSGPWNGRSFSGSQNSRECPYYTIGVFTSKTELYFGYKRTSSVIVRLILSQNGVLQLWTWGDGKQDWVPFLLIPADNCDTYKLCGAYGSCNSQDFPVCGCLDKFVPNNSEAWKKTDWSGGCVRRTELNCLKGDVFLKYSHIKLPDTRNSWSNVTMTLEECKDFCSKNCSCMAYSIADIRNGGSGCIIWLEDLLDIRQEPNGGQDIYIRMAASEAGMSFCYLTCSNRNRSSYYRERDTCGVDDQTHLVDDSQTKILDWPKRFHIINGIARGLVYLHQDSQLRIIHRDLKANNILLDKDMNPKISDFGLAKICEEDDVGAMTNRVVGTHGYLSPEYALYGKYSVKSDVFSFGILVLEIVSGKSNRKSCHPDYNLNLLGHAWNLYKEGRSTELIDECLSDSCSTYEVVRSIGVGLLCVQQCPEDRPSMSSAVLMLNNEGLLPLAKQPGFYIEGYASSSGAFSSSQYAESIVTETPITILTAR; translated from the exons ATGAACATGCCAGAAGTTGTTTATGGCACATTCATGCTcgtattctttttttcttccatCTACCTATGTTTTTGCGCTACAGATATAATGACTACGATAGATTTTCTCAAAGATGGCGAAGCCAATGTTATTACTTCACGTGGTGGAATCTTTGAAATGGGATTCTTCAGTCCAGGTAAATCCAATAACCGATATGTAGGAATGTGGTACAAGAACATATCTGTTAGGACCGTGGTGTGGGTCGCGAATAGAGAAGCTCCTCTGACTAGTACAACTGGTGTGTTGAAGGTCATTGAGCCAGGAATTCTTGTCCTTCTCAATGACAGTAGCAATGTTGTATGGTCAACTAATACATCGAGATCAGTGCAGAATCCGGTAGCACAGTTGCTGGATTCGGGGAATCTTGTTGTGAAACAATCTGATCATGGTGTTGATGATGGTAATTTTCTTTGGCAGAGTTTTGATCACCCAACTAATACACTATTACCAGGCATGAAGCTCGGTTGGAACTTTGTAACAGGACGAGAGGTGTACTTGTCGTCATGGAAGAATGATGAGGATCCAGCTCCTGGTGATTATACATATCATTGTGATCCCTCTGGTTATCCACAGAACATAATGAAGAAGGGATCAGATGCTGTGTATCGCTCTGGACCGTGGAATGGTCGTTCTTTTAGTGGATCACAGAACTCAAGAGAATGTCCTTACTATACAATTGGAGTATTTACAAGTAAGACAGAATTGTACTTTGGATATAAGCGCACGTCTTCAGTTATCGTGAGGTTGATACTAAGTCAGAACGGTGTGTTACAACTTTGGACTTGGGGTGACGGAAAACAGGATTGGGTTCCTTTCCTCTTAATACCTGCAGATAACTGTGATACGTATAAGTTGTGTGGTGCATATGGTAGCTGCAACAGTCAAGATTTTCCAGTATGTGGATGCTTAGACAAATTTGTGCCCAACAATAGTGAAGCTTGGAAGAAAACAGATTGGTCAGGTGGATGTGTTCGTAGAACTGAACTAAATTGCCTTAAAGGAGACGTATTTTTGAAGTATTCACATATCAAATTGCCAGACACACGGAATTCCTGGTCCAATGTGACTATGACACTAGAAGAATGCAAGGATTTCTGCTCAAAAAATTGCTCTTGTATGGCCTACTCAATTGCTGATATACGCAATGGAGGAAGTGGATGCATAATATGGTTAGAGGATCTGCTTGACATTCGACAGGAACCCAACGGAGGGCAAGATATCTACATTAGAATGGCTGCTTCTGAAGCAGGTATGTCTTTTTGCTATCTAACATGTTCTAATAGAAACAGAAGCAGCTATTATAGAGAAAGAGATACTTGC GGTGTTGATGACCAAACACATTTGGTAGATGATTCACAAACGAAGATATTGGACTGGCCTAAAAGATTTCACATTATCAATGGTATAGCTCGGGGACTTGTGTATCTGCATCAAGATTCACAATTGAGAATAATACATCGGGACCTGAAAGCTAACAACATTCTGCTAGACAAGGACATGAATCCAAAGATATCAGACTTCGGCTTGGCAAAAATATGTGAAGAGGATGACGTTGGAGCCATGACAAACCGAGTTGTTGGGACACA TGGGTATCTCTCACCGGAATATGCATTGTACGGGAAGTACTCAGTAAAATCAGATGTATTTAGCTTTGGTATTTTAGTGTTGGAAATTGTAAGTGGAAAAAGCAACAGAAAATCCTGTCATCCAGACTATAACCTCAATCTACTTGGCCAT GCATGGAATCTCTATAAAGAAGGCAGGTCAACAGAACTAATTGATGAATGTCTAAGTGATTCTTGTTCAACATATGAAGTGGTACGATCAATCGGTGTTGGTCTATTATGTGTCCAACAATGTCCTGAAGATCGTCCAAGTATGTCTTCTGCGGTTCTGATGTTAAACAATGAAGGTTTATTGCCGTTGGCTAAACAGCCAGGTTTTTACATAGAAGGATATGCGTCTAGTAGTGGTGCATTTTCTTCTAGCCAATATGCAGAGAGTATAGTGACTGAGACCCCTATCACAATACTAACTGCGCGATAA
- the LOC101262029 gene encoding putative serine/threonine-protein kinase receptor, whose product MVLVILSMLIYHRRKKRTLVLKKKGSSGLNGSSKMDYSGSCAEELEIPVFDLSVIMKATNNFSIDKKIGEGGFGPVYKGILEGQEIAVKSLSRTSTQGENEFMNEVVYIAKLQHRNLVKILGCCIDGEEKMLIYEYLPNGSLDSFIFGITLQSTKCILYNSVQ is encoded by the exons ATGGTTCTGGTAATTCTTAGCATGCTGATCTACCatagaagaaagaagagaacttTAGTACTCAAAAAGAAAG GTAGTTCGGGATTAAATGGCAGCTCCAAGATGGATTACAGTGGTAGTTGTGCTGAAGAATTGGAGATACCGGTATTTGACTTATCCGTCATAATGAAGGCTACCAATAACTTTTCAATCGACAAAAAGATAGGAGAGGGGGGCTTTGGACCTGTTTACAAG GGCATACTTGAAGGACAGGAAATAGCTGTCAAGAGTCTGTCGAGAACATCCACACAAGGAGAAAATGAGTTTATGAATGAAGTTGTATATATTGCCAAACTTCAGCACAGAAATCTGGTGAAGATTCTTGGCTGTTGTATTGACGGAGAAGAAAAAATGTTGATTTATGAGTACTTGCCAAACGGGAGTCTCGATTCATTTATATTTGGTATTACACTCCAGTCTACTAAGTGCATTTTATATAACTCAGTTCAGTGA